The Aspergillus oryzae RIB40 DNA, chromosome 5 genome segment TCTGGCGCACATTCGTGGCAAGCTCAGGAAGAAGGTCTGGATCAACCAGGGTGATAttatccttctctctctccgTGATTACCAGGACGAAAAGGGCGACGTTCTCCTGAAGTACACCGCCGATGAGGCCAGAAGTCTCAAGGCCTACGGCGAGCTGCCCGAACACGCCAAGATCAACGAGACCGATACCTACGGCCAGGAAGGCTTCGAGGACAACGTCGAGTTCGACGAAGACCGCGAAAGCGAagacgagaaggagatcgatgTCGACGAGCTCTAAAAACCTTCATCCCGTTGGATTCAGCCCTGCGAGAGCTACTGGGGATCCTGTTCGCCAGCCCctctattctctttctcaaagCCAAGCTATTTCCTTTCTGGGAAACCCGACAGGCTTCCTTCTGTGAAGGCTCTTTCTTGCGTCAGGCAGGAGCTTGACGGTTGGTTTTAATCATTATGCCATCTGTTTCCTGGGAAGGAGACCAGAAAGGTCTAGGGGCTGCTGCCTTCCCGCTTCGCTTGGGGACCTACCACTGCCCCAGTGCTCCTTCCAAAAGTCAGGGTATGAATCATGGGTAGGGAATTCTTGGAGTTCCACATGATGAACTTGATTGGCTTCTGGCCGAAGATCGTTTATCGTGAGGGATAACCTTGGATTTCCGCAGAGAATTGGTTGCGACGCATATCAGGAGACCGACTGTACTCAGCGTGTTTCGTGTTGGCAATTCTTTTGTCTGTTCCCTCTTGCTACTTCGTTCCTTTTTAATTCAAAACTTGGATGATAGATTCATGACAAGGTTACGAGAATACAAAAAAGTCGGACATACATATGTTATGTTTTCAAGTCCTATTTATACACTCTATATGTAGCCCATCAACTAGCTCTTCGGTAGCTGGACCTCTGGACCTCGTAAGCTAGTAGACAGCAAATGCATGTTAGTTTTCGTCAAATAcgctcttctggaagaagttGACGATCTTGCGCGCGGCTTCTATTCCCACCAGAGGGTCCAATTGCTCGACAGTCATATTAGCGATCTCCGAGATATTGCCCGTCTCAAGAATAAGCCGTTCTAGGACACTCGGTGTCACACCAGGAACGGCTCTGAGCATATCCTGAGGCAAGAGATTGAAGGTACGGTGCTCTATACCAGCTGCAGCCATGACATTACTAGAGTCGGAGCCAGCTGCAATGTCCATGTCCAGTCCAATCTGCACTGCTCGGATAGGATCTGGCTCTgggttgttcttcttgagtTCCGCAAAGATCTCCGCAGTCTGGTAAGGAGAGGATGACCAAATGACCTTTAAGCGAGGAAATGCGAGGGtgagaaggacgaggagatgTTGAGCGGACTTTGGGCTAGAGGGATTAACGAGCGAACTGCTGGCAGACAAGGTCGTGGTCGCAGttccggaagaagagaacCCATAATCTGTTAGAAAAGTCGTTCCTGGTGTTGTTGCGGACGCGAATGCATCAAAGGTAAACGACTTGTTCTGGTCGAATTCAATCAGAAGCAGAGGGTTTTTATAATGCTGAAGCATTGTCTCTGCTTGGTTATAGAGACGGCCATTTCTGAGGGAAGTGATCAAGTCACGAATTGATTTACGCTCAACACATATATCCGGGGTAAGGATATAGTCACCCACTGTCAGC includes the following:
- a CDS encoding translation initiation complex factor eIF1A (translation initiation factor 1A (eIF-1A)), translating into MPKNKGKGGKNRRRGKNESDKEKRELVFKEEGQEYAQVVKMLGNGRLEALCFDGEKRLAHIRGKLRKKVWINQGDIILLSLRDYQDEKGDVLLKYTADEARSLKAYGELPEHAKINETDTYGQEGFEDNVEFDEDRESEDEKEIDVDEL